The bacterium genome window below encodes:
- a CDS encoding glucan biosynthesis protein G, with product MACAAFSLVLVHRAAAAAPAPKSPDPFDMVVNMARILSQSPYDPAEKPLPAPLETLTYDQYRDIRFRPSATMGMKPGRLFRIQFFSLGYLFRVPVEISTIEQGKVTHVSFTPEMFETGKVAPPLPEGDIGFSGFRLLYPINKKTVYDEVAVFQGASYFRSLGRDQAYGLSARGLALRTGSPNGEEFLIFRRFWIEEPRKWSRSVVVYALLDGPSVSGAYRFEIAPGDDTVMDVRAVLFPRVDLTEIGIAPGTSMYFFSPNGRQNVDDFRPHVHDSDGLLMVNGRGEQIWRPLANPARLQISGFQDASPRGFGLMQRNRNPHDYQDFESHFERRPSLWVEPAGDWGEGSVILVEIPSNAEIHDNIVSFWRPGEPIRQGSEYAIAYKLQWGGEPKVSTNRIRVIATAHGRADATAPTPVRRFVIDYSPDKERDRKPPPDALVTASAGQVSSVVVSANPLAGGHRVAFAFDPGREDLAELRVELKYADRRVAETWLYRWTKP from the coding sequence ATGGCGTGCGCCGCCTTCTCGCTGGTATTGGTGCACCGCGCCGCCGCCGCGGCGCCCGCGCCAAAAAGCCCTGACCCGTTTGACATGGTCGTCAACATGGCGCGGATCCTTTCGCAGTCGCCGTACGACCCCGCGGAAAAGCCGCTGCCCGCCCCGCTTGAGACGCTGACCTACGACCAGTATCGCGACATCCGCTTTCGCCCGTCGGCGACGATGGGAATGAAACCGGGCCGCCTGTTCCGCATCCAGTTCTTTTCGCTCGGCTACCTTTTCCGGGTGCCGGTGGAAATCTCGACCATCGAACAGGGCAAGGTGACGCACGTTTCCTTTACTCCGGAGATGTTCGAGACGGGCAAGGTCGCGCCGCCGCTGCCCGAGGGCGACATCGGGTTTTCCGGGTTCCGCCTCCTGTATCCCATCAACAAGAAAACCGTGTACGACGAGGTCGCCGTCTTTCAGGGCGCGAGCTACTTCCGCTCGCTCGGCCGCGATCAGGCCTACGGCCTTTCCGCGCGCGGGCTGGCGCTTCGGACCGGATCGCCGAACGGCGAGGAATTTCTGATATTCCGCCGCTTCTGGATCGAGGAACCGCGCAAGTGGAGCCGTTCCGTGGTCGTGTACGCCCTGCTCGACGGGCCGAGCGTCTCGGGCGCGTACCGGTTCGAGATCGCACCCGGCGACGACACCGTCATGGATGTTCGCGCCGTGCTGTTCCCGCGCGTCGATCTGACGGAGATCGGCATCGCGCCGGGCACGAGCATGTATTTCTTCTCGCCGAACGGCCGGCAGAACGTCGATGATTTCCGCCCGCACGTTCACGACTCCGACGGCCTGCTCATGGTCAACGGCCGCGGCGAACAAATCTGGCGCCCGCTCGCAAACCCCGCGCGCCTGCAAATCAGCGGATTCCAGGATGCGTCGCCGCGCGGGTTCGGACTCATGCAACGCAATCGGAACCCGCACGACTACCAGGATTTCGAGTCGCACTTTGAGCGCCGCCCGAGCCTTTGGGTGGAGCCCGCCGGCGACTGGGGCGAAGGCTCCGTCATCCTGGTCGAAATTCCATCCAACGCGGAGATTCACGACAACATCGTGTCGTTCTGGCGCCCCGGGGAGCCGATCCGGCAGGGGTCGGAATACGCGATCGCGTACAAGCTGCAATGGGGCGGCGAGCCAAAAGTTTCGACGAACCGGATCCGCGTCATCGCCACGGCCCACGGCCGCGCGGACGCCACCGCGCCGACGCCCGTGCGTCGATTCGTGATTGATTATTCGCCGGACAAGGAGCGTGATCGAAAACCGCCGCCGGATGCGTTGGTGACCGCCTCCGCCGGCCAGGTGAGCTCCGTGGTCGTCAGCGCCAATCCGCTGGCCGGCGGTCACCGCGTCGCGTTCGCGTTCGATCCCGGCCGCGAGGATCTGGCCGAGCTTCGCGTCGAACTCAAATACGCCGACCGTCGCGTCGCCGAGACGTGGCTCTACCGATGGACAAAACCGTGA
- a CDS encoding PilT/PilU family type 4a pilus ATPase — protein sequence MSDQPKPAASASKNNLHKILELAVQVGASDIHLKPGKGVVFRVNGKLLEVEGVPELSAPDVAAWAKALMNEHQIDVFRRDNEIDLAYSVPGMGRFRANVYRQRGSIAIAMRTIPYSVGTFQDLSLPPVLEQISNERRGLVLVTGSTGSGKSTTLASLVNHINSNRTAHIVTIEDPIEFLLKDQKSMIAQREVGFDTKSFLAALRAALRQDPDVILVGEMRDAETITTTLMAAETGHLVLATLHTTDVMETIHRVLSYFDGAMANQVRYQFATVLRAIICQRLLPRADGKGRVPAVEVLRHTSRIEELLKNSNRTAEIRDAVAGGYATYGMQTFDMALMKLVLDKKVSYQEALDASSNPADFALKFKGISSTADTDLSEFQRLSSQDKEKPAPPSMVIERFSK from the coding sequence ATGTCCGATCAGCCAAAACCCGCCGCGAGCGCATCGAAGAACAACCTGCACAAGATCCTGGAGCTTGCCGTCCAGGTCGGCGCGTCGGACATCCACCTAAAACCCGGCAAGGGCGTGGTCTTTCGCGTCAACGGCAAACTCCTCGAGGTCGAGGGCGTGCCTGAACTCTCCGCGCCGGACGTGGCCGCGTGGGCGAAGGCGCTCATGAACGAGCACCAGATCGACGTCTTCCGCCGCGACAACGAGATCGACCTGGCCTACTCCGTGCCCGGCATGGGGCGATTCCGCGCCAACGTCTATCGCCAGCGCGGCAGCATCGCCATCGCGATGCGCACGATTCCGTATTCGGTCGGCACGTTCCAGGATCTGTCGCTGCCGCCGGTGCTCGAGCAGATCTCGAATGAGCGCCGCGGCCTGGTGCTCGTTACCGGCTCCACCGGTTCGGGTAAATCGACGACGCTCGCCTCGCTCGTCAATCACATCAACTCGAACCGCACCGCGCATATCGTCACCATCGAGGACCCGATCGAGTTTTTGCTGAAGGACCAGAAAAGCATGATCGCGCAGCGCGAGGTCGGCTTCGACACCAAAAGCTTCCTCGCCGCCCTGCGCGCCGCGCTGCGTCAGGACCCGGACGTCATCCTCGTCGGCGAGATGCGCGACGCGGAGACGATCACGACGACGCTCATGGCCGCGGAGACCGGGCACCTCGTGCTCGCGACGCTGCACACGACGGACGTGATGGAGACGATCCACCGCGTGCTGTCGTATTTCGACGGCGCGATGGCCAATCAGGTGCGCTACCAGTTCGCGACGGTGCTGCGCGCGATCATTTGTCAGCGCCTGCTTCCCCGCGCGGACGGCAAGGGCCGCGTGCCGGCGGTGGAGGTGCTGCGCCACACGTCGCGCATCGAGGAGCTGCTCAAAAATTCGAACCGCACGGCGGAGATCCGCGACGCGGTCGCCGGCGGCTACGCGACCTACGGCATGCAGACCTTCGACATGGCGCTCATGAAGCTCGTGCTGGACAAGAAGGTCAGCTATCAGGAAGCGCTCGACGCCTCCAGCAACCCGGCCGACTTCGCGCTGAAGTTCAAGGGCATCAGCTCGACGGCCGACACGGACCTCTCCGAATTCCAGCGCCTGTCCTCGCAGGACAAGGAAAAACCCGCCCCGCCGTCGATGGTGATCGAGCGGTTTTCGAAGTAG
- a CDS encoding AAA family ATPase, protein MSATRELIDAMVQGRQWAGTGDSDGVRALMGRVYDERYHRAAHHKGRFQERVNLQKKDDAASYAGWITAENPTSGPYQGTSFVWFPGESGSVATLVIGTDGFGADTGVLGRPGHARRLRALSRMNSGSVWVKPDLLDVVNEVPVAVSTRWPDIAAALKAYGRVIYAAVVVDDANEATAVEDLIDLFFHEHDVPLTGPSKARWDGRLQAISGNIFHIHEPDAVLSILRERRFVVLEGPPGTGKTRLAFQIADRIGSATRIQFHAARTYEDFVVGLFPRPVAQGLTFDVNPGDLLKANAAAQSSEHLLVIDELNRADLARVLGEAVVLFEVGEPDRSVRIPHTPNGFDTDFRLSPNLLVMGTRNTADRTIAPMDIAIRRRFAFLAIWPDLKAVETQGIAFAADIFADVIHTFSEFADDDALRLVPGHSYFLDPRPDLDVATKEDRIARRLEYELVPLLRHYLDERLCGAASETVAGLADRIESTLLSRK, encoded by the coding sequence GTGAGCGCGACGCGCGAATTGATCGACGCGATGGTTCAAGGTCGGCAGTGGGCAGGCACGGGCGATAGTGACGGCGTGCGCGCGCTCATGGGGCGCGTTTATGACGAGAGATATCATCGTGCCGCTCATCATAAGGGCCGCTTCCAAGAGCGGGTCAATCTTCAAAAGAAGGACGACGCCGCATCGTACGCCGGTTGGATAACGGCGGAAAATCCAACGTCAGGGCCATATCAAGGGACGTCGTTCGTCTGGTTCCCCGGGGAGTCCGGGAGCGTTGCGACACTCGTTATCGGAACGGATGGATTCGGTGCCGACACCGGCGTACTTGGTCGCCCGGGGCACGCGCGACGTTTGCGCGCCTTGTCGCGTATGAACTCCGGAAGCGTATGGGTTAAGCCCGATCTGTTGGATGTCGTCAACGAAGTCCCCGTGGCGGTCTCTACGCGATGGCCCGATATTGCCGCCGCGCTGAAGGCCTATGGACGTGTCATTTACGCGGCCGTTGTTGTTGACGATGCGAATGAGGCTACAGCGGTCGAGGACCTAATCGATCTCTTTTTCCACGAACACGACGTTCCACTCACGGGACCATCGAAAGCGAGATGGGACGGACGACTTCAAGCGATTTCCGGAAATATTTTTCATATCCACGAGCCTGATGCCGTTCTTTCGATCCTTCGTGAACGAAGGTTCGTCGTTCTGGAAGGTCCGCCGGGAACAGGAAAGACACGTCTCGCATTCCAAATCGCCGATCGAATTGGCTCAGCAACGCGCATTCAATTTCACGCGGCAAGAACGTACGAAGATTTTGTGGTCGGTCTATTTCCTCGACCGGTCGCTCAGGGACTGACCTTTGACGTTAACCCGGGGGATTTATTGAAGGCCAACGCCGCGGCGCAATCGTCCGAGCACCTCTTGGTGATCGATGAACTCAATCGCGCGGATCTTGCGCGCGTACTTGGTGAAGCGGTTGTTCTGTTCGAAGTTGGCGAACCGGACCGAAGCGTTCGCATTCCGCATACGCCCAATGGCTTTGACACAGATTTTCGACTTTCCCCGAATTTATTGGTGATGGGTACTCGCAATACCGCCGATCGAACGATCGCTCCGATGGATATCGCGATCCGGCGCCGCTTTGCGTTTCTTGCGATTTGGCCGGACCTGAAAGCTGTTGAAACGCAAGGCATTGCATTTGCCGCCGACATATTCGCCGACGTCATCCATACGTTCTCCGAGTTCGCGGACGACGACGCGCTTCGCCTCGTACCGGGCCACTCCTATTTTCTTGATCCGCGCCCCGATCTCGATGTCGCCACAAAAGAAGACCGCATCGCACGTCGGTTGGAGTACGAACTTGTACCGCTGCTTCGCCACTATCTCGATGAACGGCTTTGCGGTGCGGCAAGCGAAACGGTCGCGGGACTCGCCGACCGAATTGAATCGACGCTCCTGAGCAGAAAATAG
- the mdoH gene encoding glucans biosynthesis glucosyltransferase MdoH, with protein sequence MDKTVNVATPLPFGATGDKGMPPESRVAMPSQSLANFDAAARRKPVNRKAVRTPAWRRAFVMGTSFAIAGACVKEMYFVLELNGMTAIESLIIALFAVNFSWITFPFVTSFVGMFVPGPRRAKKAARPLSTRTAVLVPMYNEDAARVAAAVDAMAHDLAAQGEGASFDIVMLSDTTDGDIALAEHEVVWALRERLAGKVRVYYRRRPKNVAHKSGNIRDFCERWGGHYDHMVMLDADSLMDGATLVELARRLEADPDAGLIQTLPRLIRGTTLMARVQQFAGRVYGPLLGRGLAWWAGRESMFWGHNAIVRTAAWASSAGLPVLPGKPPFGGPILSHDFVEAAMIRRAGWSVSIAHDLSGSYEECPASMIDMAIRDRRWCQGNLQHTRVMAASGMHWVSRMHLAAGVFTYLASPFWLMFIVAGLALGAQYHFMRPSYFEPFPTLFPFWPEIDPVRAVRLFVITFTILLGNKLFAAVSVLGSWRRLRGCGVVLFPFSLAFEMVLSALVAPILMLIHSGIVADVLRGRDSGWRPQRRDDDSLPFAQVLGRHRGHMLAGVVLSAVAGSISWEMLAWLSPATIPMILAAPISAITGSARFGRLFRRIGLLRTPEETFPPSIARAADAAYPIYRDAAAHTPGLAAVARDAALFERHLALSDEPTAHHAGAPHLAPADDHDAHDALAERKILAARTLDDAVAALTPRERARVQAQRSLMELLARRASSTQAPRMSETA encoded by the coding sequence ATGGACAAAACCGTGAACGTCGCGACCCCGCTTCCATTTGGCGCGACCGGCGATAAGGGCATGCCGCCCGAGTCGCGCGTCGCGATGCCGAGTCAGTCGCTCGCGAATTTCGATGCCGCCGCGCGCCGAAAACCGGTGAATCGCAAGGCGGTCCGCACGCCGGCCTGGCGCCGCGCTTTCGTCATGGGGACATCGTTCGCGATCGCGGGCGCGTGCGTAAAGGAGATGTATTTCGTCCTTGAGCTCAACGGCATGACGGCCATCGAGTCGCTCATCATCGCGCTGTTCGCCGTCAATTTCTCCTGGATCACCTTCCCATTCGTCACGTCTTTTGTCGGGATGTTCGTGCCGGGTCCGCGCCGCGCCAAAAAGGCCGCCAGGCCGCTTTCGACGCGAACCGCCGTCCTGGTGCCGATGTACAACGAGGACGCCGCCCGCGTCGCCGCGGCGGTGGACGCGATGGCGCACGACCTGGCGGCCCAGGGCGAAGGCGCGTCGTTTGATATCGTCATGCTGAGCGACACGACGGACGGCGATATCGCGCTTGCCGAGCACGAGGTCGTGTGGGCGCTGCGCGAGCGGCTTGCCGGAAAGGTTCGCGTTTATTACCGCCGGCGCCCGAAAAACGTCGCGCACAAGTCCGGCAATATCCGCGACTTCTGCGAGAGGTGGGGCGGCCATTACGATCACATGGTCATGCTCGACGCCGATAGCCTCATGGACGGCGCGACGCTCGTTGAACTCGCGCGGCGCCTGGAGGCGGACCCCGACGCGGGGCTGATCCAGACGCTGCCGCGCCTTATCCGCGGGACGACTCTGATGGCGCGGGTGCAGCAGTTCGCCGGGCGCGTTTACGGCCCGCTGCTGGGGCGCGGCCTCGCGTGGTGGGCCGGGCGTGAGTCGATGTTCTGGGGACACAACGCCATTGTCCGCACGGCCGCGTGGGCTTCGTCCGCGGGCCTTCCGGTGCTTCCCGGCAAGCCGCCATTCGGCGGCCCGATCCTCTCCCACGATTTCGTCGAGGCGGCCATGATCCGCCGCGCGGGCTGGAGCGTTTCGATCGCGCACGACCTTTCGGGCTCCTACGAGGAATGCCCGGCGTCGATGATCGACATGGCGATCCGCGACCGCCGCTGGTGCCAGGGCAATTTGCAGCACACGCGCGTCATGGCGGCGAGCGGGATGCACTGGGTCAGCCGCATGCACCTGGCGGCGGGGGTGTTCACGTATCTCGCGTCGCCGTTCTGGCTCATGTTCATCGTCGCGGGCCTCGCGCTCGGCGCGCAGTACCACTTCATGCGACCGTCGTATTTCGAGCCGTTCCCGACGCTGTTCCCGTTCTGGCCGGAGATCGATCCCGTCCGCGCCGTGCGTCTTTTCGTCATCACGTTCACAATTTTGCTCGGCAACAAGCTCTTCGCGGCCGTGAGCGTTCTCGGAAGCTGGCGGCGCTTGCGCGGCTGCGGCGTCGTGCTGTTCCCGTTCAGCCTCGCGTTCGAGATGGTGCTTTCCGCGCTTGTCGCGCCGATCCTGATGCTCATCCACAGCGGCATCGTTGCGGACGTCCTGCGCGGGCGCGATTCCGGCTGGCGCCCGCAGCGCCGCGACGACGACAGCCTGCCGTTCGCGCAGGTTCTGGGCCGGCATCGCGGGCACATGCTCGCGGGCGTCGTGTTATCGGCCGTCGCCGGAAGTATCTCGTGGGAGATGCTCGCCTGGCTTTCGCCCGCGACGATTCCGATGATCCTCGCGGCGCCCATCTCGGCGATCACCGGCTCGGCGCGCTTCGGCCGGCTGTTCCGGCGGATCGGCCTTCTGCGCACGCCGGAGGAGACGTTTCCGCCGTCGATCGCCCGCGCGGCGGATGCCGCGTACCCGATCTATCGCGATGCCGCGGCGCACACGCCGGGCCTTGCCGCCGTCGCGCGCGATGCGGCGCTGTTCGAACGGCACCTGGCGTTGTCCGACGAGCCGACGGCTCATCACGCGGGTGCGCCGCACCTCGCGCCGGCCGACGACCACGACGCGCACGACGCGCTCGCCGAACGCAAGATCCTGGCCGCGCGAACTCTCGACGACGCCGTCGCCGCGCTCACCCCGCGCGAACGCGCCCGCGTCCAGGCGCAGCGGAGCCTGATGGAACTTCTCGCCCGGCGTGCGTCGAGCACGCAAGCGCCAAGGATGTCCGAAACGGCGTGA